A genomic window from Glycine max cultivar Williams 82 chromosome 17, Glycine_max_v4.0, whole genome shotgun sequence includes:
- the LOC100806765 gene encoding protein WALLS ARE THIN 1 isoform X1 produces MADLGSAPSKRMWCSVPERMQLHLAMLALQFGYAGFHVISRAALNMGVSKLVFPVYRNIIALLLLLPFAYFLEKKERPAMTLNFVGQFFLLALVGITANQGFYLLGLDNTSPTFASAIQNSVPAITFLMAVILRIEQVRLNRKDGLAKVAGTVLCVAGATVITLYKGPTIYSPTTRVNNSMIMNRSNTTVITPMFDFGSLSLGDAKGKNWTLGCLYLIGHCLSWSGWLVLQAPVLKKYPARLSVTSYTCFFGILQFLVIALLLERDAQAWLFHSAGEVFTILYAGVVASGIAFAVQIWCIDRGGPVFVAVYQPVQTFVVAIMASIALGEEFYLGGIIGAVLIVAGLYFVLWGKSEERKFAMEQLAMASTEHNSIASHVKASLAQPLLSSSTENV; encoded by the exons ATGGCTGATTTAGGCTCAGCCCCTTCCAAGAGAATGTGGTGTTCCGTTCCCGAAAGAATGCAGCTGCACTTGGCCATGCTTGCCTTGCAGTTTGGCTATGCTGGATTCCATGTCATCTCAAGAGCTGCACTTAACATGGGCGTTAGCAAGCTTGTTTTCCCTGTCTATCGGAACATCATTGCTTTGCTTTTGCTCCTTCCCTTTGCCTACTTCTTGGAAAA GAAGGAGAGGCCAGCCATGACTTTAAACTTCGTCGGCCAGTTCTTTCTTCTGGCACTCGTCGG GATTACAGCAAACCAAGGTTTCTACTTGCTTGGGTTGGACAACACATCCCCTACCTTCGCATCAGCAATACAGAACTCTGTGCCAGCCATTACATTCCTCATGGCAGTCATATTAAG AATAGAGCAAGTAAGATTGAACCGAAAAGATGGGTTGGCTAAGGTGGCGGGAACAGTGCTATGCGTGGCTGGGGCGACCGTGATCACACTATACAAAGGTCCAACAATATACAGCCCAACAACTCGTGTGAACAACAGCATGATCATGAACAGAAGCAACACAACAGTTATAACACCAATGTTTGATTTTGGGTCACTGTCACTGGGAGACGCAAAGGGGAAGAACTGGACCCTAGGGTGCTTATACCTGATCGGACACTGCTTGTCGTGGTCTGGTTGGCTTGTGTTGCAAGCACCGGTTCTCAAGAAGTACCCTGCTCGCCTCTCTGTCACTTCCTACACCTGCTTCTTTGGAATCTTGCAGTTTCTCGTCATTGCTTTGCTCCTTGAAAGAGACGCTCAGGCTTGGCTTTTCCACTCTGCTGGAGAAGTTTTCACTATTTTATACGCG GGAGTGGTGGCATCCGGAATTGCCTTCGCTGTACAAATATGGTGCATTGACAGAGGTGGCCCTGTGTTTGTTGCCGTCTATCAACCTGTTCAGACTTTTGTTGTGGCCATCATGGCTTCCATTGCTTTAGGAGAAGAGTTCTACTTGGGTGG GATcattggggcagtgttgattgTAGCGGGACTGTACTTTGTCTTATGGGGTAAAAGTGAAGAGAGGAAGTTTGCAATGGAACAGCTTGCGATGGCATCCACTGAGCATAATAGCATCGCAAGCCACGTCAAAGCATCACTTGCTCAGCCACTCCTTTCTTCATCAACAGAGAATGTTTGA
- the LOC100806765 gene encoding protein WALLS ARE THIN 1 isoform X2 — translation MADLGSAPSKRMWCSVPERMQLHLAMLALQFGYAGFHVISRAALNMGVSKLVFPVYRNIIALLLLLPFAYFLEKKERPAMTLNFVGQFFLLALVGITANQGFYLLGLDNTSPTFASAIQNSVPAITFLMAVILRIEQVRLNRKDGLAKVAGTVLCVAGATVITLYKGPTIYSPTTRVNNSMIMNRSNTTVITPMFDFGSLSLGDAKGKNWTLGCLYLIGHCLSWSGWLVLQAPVLKKYPARLSVTSYTCFFGILQFLVIALLLERDAQAWLFHSAGEVFTILYAGVVASGIAFAVQIWCIDRGGPVFVAVYQPVQTFVVAIMASIALGEEFYLGSLGQC, via the exons ATGGCTGATTTAGGCTCAGCCCCTTCCAAGAGAATGTGGTGTTCCGTTCCCGAAAGAATGCAGCTGCACTTGGCCATGCTTGCCTTGCAGTTTGGCTATGCTGGATTCCATGTCATCTCAAGAGCTGCACTTAACATGGGCGTTAGCAAGCTTGTTTTCCCTGTCTATCGGAACATCATTGCTTTGCTTTTGCTCCTTCCCTTTGCCTACTTCTTGGAAAA GAAGGAGAGGCCAGCCATGACTTTAAACTTCGTCGGCCAGTTCTTTCTTCTGGCACTCGTCGG GATTACAGCAAACCAAGGTTTCTACTTGCTTGGGTTGGACAACACATCCCCTACCTTCGCATCAGCAATACAGAACTCTGTGCCAGCCATTACATTCCTCATGGCAGTCATATTAAG AATAGAGCAAGTAAGATTGAACCGAAAAGATGGGTTGGCTAAGGTGGCGGGAACAGTGCTATGCGTGGCTGGGGCGACCGTGATCACACTATACAAAGGTCCAACAATATACAGCCCAACAACTCGTGTGAACAACAGCATGATCATGAACAGAAGCAACACAACAGTTATAACACCAATGTTTGATTTTGGGTCACTGTCACTGGGAGACGCAAAGGGGAAGAACTGGACCCTAGGGTGCTTATACCTGATCGGACACTGCTTGTCGTGGTCTGGTTGGCTTGTGTTGCAAGCACCGGTTCTCAAGAAGTACCCTGCTCGCCTCTCTGTCACTTCCTACACCTGCTTCTTTGGAATCTTGCAGTTTCTCGTCATTGCTTTGCTCCTTGAAAGAGACGCTCAGGCTTGGCTTTTCCACTCTGCTGGAGAAGTTTTCACTATTTTATACGCG GGAGTGGTGGCATCCGGAATTGCCTTCGCTGTACAAATATGGTGCATTGACAGAGGTGGCCCTGTGTTTGTTGCCGTCTATCAACCTGTTCAGACTTTTGTTGTGGCCATCATGGCTTCCATTGCTTTAGGAGAAGAGTTCTACTTGG GATcattggggcagtgttga